In a genomic window of Coprococcus eutactus:
- a CDS encoding 5-formyltetrahydrofolate cyclo-ligase yields the protein MSSENNVNSGSKAVIRKRIKAVRNAMDRADCVRRSELICKRLSELPEYVNARNICAYISKGNEVDTKLIIERAWADGKHVYVPKVYGKEMEFIEIADYGELAPGNFGILEPKSDDRSEIKDGLMFMPGVAFDKTRSRIGFGGGYYDRYLEKHEYLVTAALAYDCQIVESIASEQTDIKPHIIVTESKVIS from the coding sequence ATGAGTAGCGAAAATAATGTTAATTCCGGCAGCAAAGCCGTTATAAGGAAGAGAATAAAAGCGGTCAGGAATGCCATGGACAGAGCTGACTGTGTACGGAGATCTGAACTTATATGCAAGCGTCTCTCAGAACTTCCGGAATATGTGAATGCCCGTAATATATGTGCATACATATCAAAGGGAAATGAGGTGGATACAAAGCTTATAATTGAGAGGGCGTGGGCTGACGGCAAGCATGTATATGTTCCAAAGGTTTATGGGAAAGAGATGGAATTTATAGAAATTGCAGACTATGGAGAACTTGCTCCTGGAAACTTTGGAATACTCGAACCAAAGTCCGATGACCGGAGCGAGATCAAAGACGGACTAATGTTCATGCCTGGAGTGGCATTTGACAAAACGCGCAGCAGGATAGGTTTTGGCGGTGGTTATTACGACAGATATCTTGAAAAGCATGAATATCTCGTCACTGCGGCCCTGGCATATGACTGCCAGATAGTTGAATCCATAGCCAGTGAACAGACCGACATAAAACCGCATATCATAGTAACAGAATCAAAGGTTATATCATGA
- a CDS encoding patatin-like phospholipase family protein, giving the protein MNRDEIAAKIAELEKKIQIDKMRETSSPHTSDSTSNSGNDRYALCLGGGGGKGAYQLGVYRALTEYGLMKKVDAISGTSIGAINAVLFACNDPDRCDDAWRQIHFETVFDVDSDLLFNDKLGFLSRKEMLKLMGSYLDYDKLSSGIPKIYATIAECVQDGPKNAEYIDLSGKNKEEINTVVMASSTLPLLYESVTYNGKEYCDGGLADNVPVKPLYDIGYRHIVVCGLNADSRKELSEYPDADFIEIYPSVSLGDLIDGTLNFSANSVKFRSMLGYRDTMRALKVHFEHDPDYIAAIDHYRDIDLADIKTQMSMDAADSNVKNTMGDIGRILGKLGIDE; this is encoded by the coding sequence ATGAACAGGGATGAGATAGCGGCGAAGATTGCTGAACTTGAAAAAAAGATTCAAATAGACAAAATGCGGGAGACATCATCGCCACATACAAGCGATAGTACATCGAATTCAGGTAATGACAGATATGCACTTTGTCTTGGAGGAGGCGGAGGCAAGGGTGCATACCAGCTTGGAGTTTACAGAGCACTCACAGAATATGGGCTCATGAAAAAAGTAGATGCGATATCTGGCACATCGATAGGAGCAATAAATGCTGTTCTCTTTGCGTGCAACGATCCAGACAGATGTGATGATGCATGGAGGCAGATACATTTTGAGACTGTGTTTGATGTTGACTCGGATCTGTTGTTCAACGACAAACTGGGATTTTTATCCAGAAAAGAAATGTTGAAACTCATGGGCAGTTATCTGGATTATGATAAGCTTTCGTCCGGTATTCCGAAGATATATGCGACTATTGCTGAATGCGTTCAGGATGGACCTAAAAATGCTGAGTATATAGACCTATCAGGTAAGAATAAAGAGGAGATAAATACTGTAGTCATGGCGTCATCGACACTTCCTCTCCTATATGAGTCAGTTACATATAATGGCAAAGAGTACTGTGATGGTGGGCTTGCGGATAATGTTCCAGTGAAACCACTGTACGATATTGGATACAGACATATTGTGGTGTGTGGGCTGAACGCGGATTCAAGGAAGGAGCTTTCGGAGTATCCTGATGCGGATTTCATAGAGATATATCCAAGTGTGAGTCTTGGTGATCTCATAGACGGAACCCTGAATTTTTCTGCAAATTCAGTGAAATTCAGAAGCATGCTCGGATACAGAGATACCATGAGAGCGTTGAAGGTTCATTTTGAACATGATCCTGATTACATTGCAGCGATAGACCATTACAGGGATATTGACCTTGCCGACATAAAAACACAGATGAGCATGGATGCCGCAGATTCCAATGTGAAAAATACCATGGGTGATATAGGGAGAATACTTGGAAAGCTCGGCATAGATGAATAA
- the proB gene encoding glutamate 5-kinase: MDREYLKDKKKIVIKIGSSSLIHEETGGLDYTKLEKLVRIICDLRNQDKDVVLVSSGAIGVGVQALGLARRPKTTSLRQACAAVGQGQLMMIYQKLFQEYHSTAAQVLLTFDVISSDERRKNAINTFNELLQLGVVPIVNENDTVAIDELDDSVAFGDNDTLSAIVASMIHADLLILLTDIDGLYTDDPHNNPGARLIPEVNCIDDHIMDMGKGAGSKYGTGGMTTKIAAARIATNSNSDMVIVSGADMDNIVRVMSGESIGTLFTAYKDHDFDVVRFILNKEYLI, translated from the coding sequence ATGGACAGAGAATATTTGAAAGACAAAAAGAAGATAGTTATTAAGATAGGTTCGTCATCGCTCATACACGAGGAAACAGGCGGACTAGACTACACAAAGCTTGAAAAGCTTGTCCGCATCATTTGTGACCTTAGGAATCAGGATAAGGATGTGGTTCTTGTATCATCTGGAGCAATCGGCGTCGGGGTACAGGCGCTTGGACTTGCCAGAAGACCTAAGACGACGTCGCTCAGACAGGCGTGTGCAGCAGTTGGACAGGGACAGCTCATGATGATATACCAGAAGCTGTTTCAGGAGTATCACAGCACGGCAGCTCAGGTTCTTCTGACTTTTGATGTCATATCATCGGATGAGAGGAGAAAGAATGCAATCAACACATTCAATGAACTGCTTCAGCTTGGCGTTGTGCCTATAGTCAATGAGAATGATACTGTTGCCATCGATGAGCTTGATGACAGCGTTGCATTTGGCGATAACGATACGCTTTCAGCAATAGTTGCATCCATGATCCATGCCGATCTTCTTATACTGCTCACTGATATAGACGGACTGTACACTGATGATCCGCACAATAATCCTGGTGCCAGACTCATTCCAGAGGTCAACTGTATAGACGATCATATCATGGATATGGGAAAAGGTGCAGGATCCAAATATGGAACGGGTGGCATGACGACAAAGATCGCTGCCGCGAGGATTGCGACAAACTCCAATTCGGATATGGTCATAGTATCAGGGGCAGACATGGACAATATAGTCAGGGTTATGAGCGGAGAAAGTATCGGTACACTGTTCACGGCGTATAAGGATCATGATTTTGACGTGGTGAGATTTATATTAAACAAGGAGTATCTTATTTAG
- a CDS encoding DUF896 domain-containing protein, producing the protein MDAAKIARINELYHKSKAEGLSDEEKAEQQQLRQEYIFAIRNNLRSTLNNIDIKEKDGSITKLQDLDPTRKA; encoded by the coding sequence ATGGATGCGGCAAAAATTGCACGCATAAATGAGTTATATCACAAGTCTAAGGCGGAAGGGCTCAGCGATGAAGAGAAGGCTGAACAGCAGCAGCTTCGTCAGGAATATATATTTGCAATCAGGAATAATCTGAGAAGCACTCTCAACAACATTGATATCAAGGAGAAAGATGGATCCATAACAAAACTACAGGATCTTGATCCTACAAGAAAGGCATAG